The stretch of DNA AAAAATTCCACACACTAATGGATTTCTGCACACTTAAGTATGCAGAAAATTTCCCAAAAATCATGCTTTATGACGCACACATCCACCTATCGGATCCAGAGTATGAAAGCGAAATAGGTCTGATCATCAACTCGATGCACCAAATCGGCGTCAAAACATGCGCAGTATCAATGGATGTCCAGTCATCTAATGTCACACTGGAGCTTGCCAAAAAAAGTAATCATGTCTTGCCGTTCATTGGGATTCACCCAGAAAAGGCATCAGATGATCTGGATTCAATGGTATCGCTAATTGAGCAAAATGCCAAAGTCATTTCAGGAATAGGGGAAATAGGCCTTGATAAAACCTACACAAAAAACGATAACGAGTTTGCAAGACAAAAACAGGTCTTTACCAAATTGCTAGACTTGGCAGAAAAACACCACAAGCCAGTATCGGTACACTCGCGCGCAACACTGGATGAAATATTCCAAATTATTCCATCTTACAAAATTCCAGGATTTTTGCTGCACTGGTTTGCGGGAAGCAAAAAACAGCTAAGGCAAGCAATGGATCTTGGATGCTATGTTTCCTATGGTCCAGTATCTGTGTATTCACAGGACAAACAAGTCCTAATCTCTCTTACAAACAAAGACAGAATCCTAGTGGAAACGGACGGACCGGTAAGATTTTCGCGCTGCTTTGATATGAAGTCCGCTCATCCAAGCTTTATTCCAAGCGTTGTGTTTTGCATATCCAAAATACTTGGAATGTCGTACGGCGAGGCTGAAGAAATGCTTGAAGCGAATTCAAAACAATATTTGGGAATATAGGTATAATATACCCCACAAAGGAATTCCCATCGTGGATAGAATAAAGAGACTCTCAATGCAAGTCCTTGATCAACACAAAGACAAGTTCACAGTAGACTTTGCAGACAATAAAAAAATTCTAGACCAACTAGCAGTTGTACGCTCTAAAGGCCTCAAAAACGAGATGGCAGGCTACATCACAAAGCTTCTCAAGCGTGAAAAAGACTACCTTTCATCAAAGGAAGCACCAGTTGAAGAGGAAGACGTAGAGGAAGTTGAAGAAAACCAAGTAGAGGCAGCCGAAGAGGAAATAGTACAAGAATCAGAAACACAAGAATCCGAGATTCCTCAAGAAATCACAGTCGAGTCCGGCGAAGAATCTTAAGCAATACCTTTCTGTCGTTATACAATGATTACAATCAAGCTCTTAGGTGGCGCAAAAAAATCATTTGGCAAAGACCTAATGCAGGCAGATCTTGACAATACCTCCATTTCAAAATTATTGGAATATCTCTTATCGATAAAGCCGGCAAACACACTGGAGCTAGACACCAAAAACGTCCTAATTGCGGTAAATGGGGCAGACTCATCCGCACTGCAGGGCCACAACACTATACTGCACTCGGGAGATGTGGTAAGTATCATACCAGTAATACATGGTGGTGCAAGAACCCAGTTTGTCATACAATCAAAGAATGTCGAGCTGTTCCATATCAAAAACAAAAAGGGCAAAAACTATGACTATCTGAGTGTGCTGCGAAAAAAGTTTCCAAGCATAACAATAGAGGGTATATCATCGAGACAAATAGCAAGCATACTGCACGTCAAAAAAATACTGAGCGTATCCATGTATGCAAAAAAGAACAATTTGTTATTGTCAAAAAAATTCGAGACTGACATTTTGCTTAGGTTTGCGGCAACCACACAAATCTCGGCCGCAATAAAGCTAGTAGGCATTGAAAAAACAGACACATTTACCATAATTGCAGTTGGCTCAAAACTCCAACTTGACAGGATGCGTTCGCACTTAGAGGAACGTCTAGTGGATGTGATCTATTCCAAGAACATATCACACATCCAAAAACAATCTCACATATCAAAAAAGCATCTGGGAATAATAGATTCAAAAAACCCGCTTGAAGACCTGCTAGCAGAAAAGGCAGCAGTATTATTCCAGTGAGCCGCGTTTTTCTCTTTGTATGCTCAAAATGTCTACTTCTTTGAGCACGGAAACGCCGGTAATTGCGCCCAAGATCTCTACTAGTATGATCCAGTCGTATTTTTCCAGTGAGACCTTGTTTGGGATCTTGTTTGCAATCTGACTGATTATCTCGCCTGATGAAATCTCGGAATTTCTTTTCTCTATTGTTATGCGATATGTCTGGTTTTGTGCAATTTTTTCTGATTGTTTTATTGCAGCATCTGAGATTTCTGTAACATCTGTCCTTGTCACTGAAAATATTGGAATTGCGCGCATTGTGTATCTAATAGACCATGGCTCGTCTTCTAGCTTTTCTCGAATCTTTTTTATCAGATCCAGAGGGTTTGCGCTGGTGTCTATATACAAAATTCCGGAAAATTCTGTCATGGAAATTTTGGGGTCCTCATCACCAAGCTCGGACAACAATTCCTTGATCTCCTCGGTGGTTTCGCCCTCAAAGTGTCTTGCACAAGTAACTAGGACATTCAATGAGTACAAGCTAAAATCCAGTACATATTTAGCTTGATTAAAAATTAAATAAAGAAATTCTATACTAGTATCATGAGCACAGAGCCTGATCTCGAAAATGACTTTGAGGACGACTTTGAAGATGCTGAAGACGAAGAAATAGAAGATGAGGATTTTGATTAGATAGTCAGACCGAAACTGTCTGCGAATTTGTTAAACGTGTTGTATGCTTGCAGGAAATCTCTCCCGGTGCTGCTTATTTTGTACTTGCATGCACCATCGGAATTGGTCTGCTCTAGTAATCCCTGAGACACCAAAGTGCCCAGTATCTTTGATATTCTCCCATGGGAGATGTTTGCCTTTCGTATCAAATATGTGATGCTTGCACCCTCTTCGTCTGGCAAGTCGTCGCGGGTTGTAGTTAGAATATCTCCGATTATTTTCATGTGGGTTCTGTATACTTGCATTTTGACAAATTTTTTGTAAAATTATTGTTGAATATATTGGCAGGATAAGATTTTTTGACAAAATAATGTCATTGAGCTAAATTTGAGCCTGAGCTAGAGATTTTCATCGAACTTTATCTTTGTCAGGGGAACCTTGGTAACCGGAATAAAGAGCAGGCCTAGTCCCGTGATTTTGATGGAAATTGACACTATATTCAGTATGGATTGCGGAAATACAAAATAATACCAACCCAAAAACTCCCCAAATCCCAACAGTGCAAGGCCAGCTGCCACAAATATGGCAGTCTTTCGCCTACTCTCAAAATACGACATCATTGTTTCAATTGCGCCGTACGCTAGCAGGATAAACGAAATGGAGCGAATCACGTTTTCTATTGATGTAAATGAAATCAAAAACAGTGGCAGTATTCCAACTGATCTCAGATAATTTGATCTTGGAAAAAACGACTTGATTGTATGGGAAAACGCAATGAAAAAGTATCCAAGTGTCTGCACCGCAATCCCAATTGTCTGAATCCATCTCTGCGGCTCTTTTGGATCAAATACGTACGCATCAAGTGTTATGCCAAGCCACATTATCATAAAGCCAATTCCAATTGAGAAAAACGCAAGTGTTAGCCGAAATAAAGTTGGGCTGCCAGTGTTCCTAAATCCAATGTATGACAGTATTCCAATTATGATTCCTACGGCAAATCCTACCAAATTCAAAATGCTTTCTAAAAAAAATACTTCCATGTACTTTGTATTGGATATTTGATTTTAAAAGTTAGTCCCATTCATCAAGCGTTCCGGCAGTCTGCCCCTCAGTAGAACCCGCATAATCGCCCAAAATGTCTGAATATGTCACGTCATTATGCGCAACATACTTGACATATTCGCCATATGACATTTCCAAGTTACAGTCTTGGCATGTCACCAAAGTAAAGTCTTGCGCCAAGTCTGCATTGCCTTTGCATTTTGGGCACTTGATCTTCACACAGAATGTACTCTAATTCTGTTATTATTCATTGCCAAAAAAAGAATAAATTGACTACACATGGAGCAAGTTTGATGGCGCGAGTTTGCACAAAATGCAAAAATGAGATACCTGACTCTGAGCAGCTTGACGCAGTGGGCGGAACATATCCGTGCTGTACCAAATGCTGGGAGGAATGGAAGACCTATAGAATAATGGTCATGAATGAGCTAAGGCTGGACATGTCGCTGCCAGACCACAGAAAACTGCTCAAAAAGAACGAAAAGATCTTTGTCGGGGTATTGTCGCCTCAGGGAGACGTAATCGACTTTTCCAATGAGGACAACCGCAAACCAGACAAGCCACAGGCCTAAAGACCGAGCCTTTCCTTTGCGCTATTTGGTATAATCAAGAACAGCTGCCTTTTTTGCTGCTCTGATAATCCAGAAAATATCTTTTGGACAGATTCCGCTATAGAGTCTTGGCTGGACTTGTCCAGCGACAAGAACACCTCGAGAATCCCGTCCAGGTTAAAGAGAATCAGTTTTTGCGGGTTTCTGAGGACTTCGAACACATATGCCGATGCAAGTCCGATTCGCTTCTCCTCAGGCATTGCAGATAGGATCTCAAGCCACGTGGCAAAAAGCTTGGCAAAGTTTGGAAACGGAATTGTGGGGCCTGCCTCCAGCGCATTGTTGATTATCTCCATCTGATCGGGTGCAGACAATGTGAAAAACTCTTCCATTCTTTTTTTGAGGATTGGCTTTCGCAAAAAATCTGGTAGGTTTGCCAAATTTACTATGATGTTTCCTGCAAAGTTTGGGTGCGACAATCAAAAGTCGCTTTGTGTCGGGGCGTTAAAAATTTAGATCGCAATTCCATAACTTGGCTTAAATTAAAGCTCAAAATCTCATCCATTGATGCCCTCGACTGTTGTAGTTGGTGGATTTTTTGGAGATGAAGGAAAAGGCAAAATCATCTCATATCTGGCGCAAAACGACAACCCAAGCATTGTAGTCAGGGGAGGGGCAGGACCAAACGCAGGCCACACAATAGAGGATGGCAACAAAAAATACAAAGTTCGAATGCTGCCCAGCGGATTTTTGAACAAAAAGGCAAGACTGATGATAGGTCCAGGCGTTGTGGTACATCCGGATGTCTTGCACAAGGAAATTGAGGAATTTGGAACTGCTCAGAGATCCTTTGTTGATAATAACTGCGGCATAATAGAAAAAACACACACCGATGCAGACGGCGGAGGCAGGCTAAAGGAAAAAATCGGAAGCACCGGTTCTGGCACGGGTCCTGCAAATGCCGACAGAGCCATGCGTACGCTAAAGATGGCCAAAGAGATTCCCTCACTCAAGCCGTATCTAATTGATGTGGCACAGGAACTCCACACAGCACTGGATGCAGAGGAAAACGTCCTAGTTGAAGGCACACAGGGAACATTTCTCTCACTGTGGCATGGGACATACCCATTTGTCACATCAAAGGACGTCACAGCCTCAGGAATATGCGCAGACATTGGACTTGGCCCAAAAAATGTCGACGACGTAATGGTCGTCTTCAAGTCTTATGTTACACGCGTAGGCACAGGAACACTCCAGGGTGAGCTGCCAATGGACGAGGTGGCAAAGCGTGGCTGGTCGGAAATAGGCACAGTAACAGGCAGACAGAGGCGTGCAGCCGAATTTGACTTTGCGCTTGCCAAGCGTGCAGTCATGCTCAATTCCGCAACACAAATTGCGCTCACAAAACTAGATGTATTGTTCCCAGAATGTGCGCACAAAAATTCATTTGAAGATTTGAGCGCAGCGGCAAAAAAATTCATCACAGATATAGAAGACAAAACAGACGTGGCAGTCATGCTGATAGGCACAGGCCCAGGCGTTACTGATATCATTGACTTGAGAGAATAATTGTTTGGATAATTTTTGCTAAACTTTATTTTGCCAATTGTTTTACTGGACTCGTGGAAAAACCAAAATCTCCTAAATACATTCAACTAGCCTCACAATTAGAATTCTCACGCCTAGTTTCTGCGCTGGAGCGAGTTCCACGCGTATCATTTATGCACGAGCACGACGGCAAAAAAATTCTTGCAATTCAGATGGACCTGCTCAAAGAGCGCCCAATCATATACTATGTACCACTGGACAAAAACGGCCACTATTTGGCATATGGCTTCAAAAACGGCAAAGAGGAAACATCCGTAGTCGATGCAGTATCAGAGCCGACAAAACTATACTCTCCAATAGTCAAAATCAAGGAACTACCGCCATCGCTTCGACAGCACTCTGATGAGCAGCTGGAAAAATACGAGCTAATCGAGCTTGAAGACTTGGCAAGCCTTGCAAAAATAAGCCATGGATACGAAGAAGCGCCATTTCCGCTGTTCTCATTTCCGCGGGGAGACAAGTGGCTAATTGGTGTCTTCATGAACTTTAACGAAGACGGCCCATCATATTTCTGCCATGTCACACTTGATTCCGAGCCGACACAGCCGTTTTTGAAATATTCAATGTTCAATGGCAATGCGCCTGTCTTTACCGACAACCTAAATGAGCACGGCTATTCGTACATCAAAATAATAAAGCTAGTAGAAACACACCCACTAATCCATTATGAATAATTTTTCAGAGCGAATCAAAAAACTAGCTCGACAAAAAAGCCCGCTTATTTTGGCAAATGACTATGACGATCAAAAAAATCTAGAATCTCGAACCCTAAAAAACATCAAGACACTATCTGATTATCTTTGTGCAATCAAGTTTAACTTTCATGTTTTACTACCATTAGGAGAAAAACAAATAACCAAAATCACAAAAGCAGCACATCAAAATGGATTGCAGGTGATTGCAGATATCAAGCTAAATGACATTGGAAACACAAATCTGGTTGCCGCCAAAACATTGTGGGATTTGGGCTTTGATTGTATAATAGTAAACCCAATGATGGGCCCAGGAAACCTCCAAAAACTAATCGAGCTGTCTCACAAGAACAAAAAAGGCGTCATTTCGCTGTGCCATATGAGCTCCCCTGAAGCCAAGGTAACGTACGAGCTAGGCGTAAAACTAGGCTCAAAGAGCACACAACTCTACAAATTATTCCTAGAATGGGCAACAAAAATGTCCGCAGACGGAATCATTGTGGGCGCGACATTTCCAGATATCATACAATACTGCAAAAAGCAAAGCCGTGGCAAGCTAAATGTATTTTCGCCAGGGATCGGCACGCAAGGTGGCGATATTTCCAGTACGGTGTCTGCCGGCTCTGACTATCTGATCGTCGGCAGAACAATTCTTGGATCAAAAAACCCGGCACAGACTGCCAAAGAAATGGTAGGCCTAGCTTGCAAAAACTAGGGATTTTGATTTTTGCAGTAAACTTTTTGCATTCTGGTATGTTGTCTTGGAGTGTGCCAAGTCATATTCGAGCCAAACATGATCCAAGTGCTCGTGCGATATTGTAACGTCACTTGTCTTTGTTGTGCCCAAGAAAAACACCACTTCTTTTTTGACTAGCTTGCCGTCATACTGGTAGGTGTAGTGGATTTTTTCCTCAAAGCCGTCGATAAATTCAATGTCGGTAATTCCAGTTTCCTCTCTTGCTTCTCTAATTGCTGCCTGCCTTTCATCCTCTCCTTTTTCTATTCTGCCCTTGATAAAGTCCCAGTGGCCCGACGGATAGTGCAAAAGCAAAAACAGTTTTCGATCTACGTCTTTTCTAAACAAAACAATTCCGGCTGATCTCTCAGATGTCTCTTGCATTATTTTCCAATCCTTCTGTTTCTTTTCTGAAATGTCCTAATTGCCCGAAGCAGATCAATCTTTCTGAATTCAGGCCACAAAATATCCATAAAAATTAGCTCACTGTATGCTCCCTGCCAAAGCAAAAACCCACTCATTCGCTGTTCTCCGGATGTACGCAATATCAGATCTGGCGACTGCTGGGGCAAGTGCGCAGTATACAGGTTTGCCTCTATTACGTCTTTGTTGATGTCATTGACACTGATACTACCGTCCTTGATTCGAGCGGCAATCTTTTTGACTGCATCTACCAGCTCGTTTTGTCCTCCATATGCAATTGCAATATTCAGATAATGATTGTCGTATCCTTGCGTGGCTTCGTCTAGTCTTTTGAGAACATTATTTATGGAATCTGGCAACAATTCGGTTCTTCCCATAGCCTTGACGCGCATCTTGTTTTTGTGAATTCGCGGGTCTACGTACAATTTTTCCAGCCTTTGCCGAATCAACTCGTAGAGGTATTCCAACTCATTGTCTTTGCGATCCAGATTTTCAGTAGACAAAACATACAGAGTGATGATTTTGATGTCTAGTTCTTCGCACCAATCTAAAAAGTTCTCCACTGCGTCGGCTCCCTTGAAGTGGCCTTCCTTGGACATTGTCAGTGCTTTTTTTGCCCACCTTCTGTTGCCATCCAGTATTACTGCAATGTGGTTTGGGATGGTGCCGCACCTGATCTCATTTTCGAGTCTTTGCGTGTATAATTTGTAAAAATAGGAGAGAAACGGTTTTGCTTTTTCTATTCCGATAAGACTTCTCCTCCCTTCTTTTTCCTGTATTTTCGGAATAAGAAGGTAGCAGATATCAGTGTTATTGCCAGGCCTGCCAAGAATGGCGGAATCAGGGTAAAGGAGCTCTCATCATTGACTAGCAGATTTGTAAACTGGTATACCGTTGGATATACTGAAACTAGCACAATCATGCGTAAAATATCGGTAATCTGCCTGAGGCTTCCCTTTAGCCAGTTGCTTATCAAAATTCCTCCAAATATTGCGCCTATTCCCATCCACAAAAATGGCAATGCGCCTGCAATGAACTGGCCCAGTGTCACCTTGTCTGCAAATATGTTTGGAACACCTGAACCCAAAACTTGTGGGTCCAAAATGTTTGTGTGGATTGCAGAAAATCCAGACAATATCGATGCCAATGCAATTGTAATGCCAGTTACCACTGTGAACATTCGAATCAGGCCTGCAGGTGTAGGCTTTGCCCAGTTGGACCAGGCCCTATCTACATCAAATGCGCGGATCAAAAATGCACCGCCCAATATACTGACTAGTACTGCAAAGATTTCTTGTGTATATCCGGATATGGTGCCGATTCCGCCAATTAATAGCAAAATTCCAGGCAATCCCAAAAAGAACTTTGAATATTTTGAATCATAAACGATCATCTTTAGATATTTTCCAAAGACCGCATAGGAATACTCGACACTCCTACTTACTCGCATCACGCATCTTTGGACAGAAACAATTGGCACGACATTTTGTATTATAGGTATGACACTTTCGTCATCTTCGCCATCTGATACAATGACTGCGCCGTTTGCCGAAAAGCTGGATAGCACCGACTTTACCTCGCGAATTATTTTTTCGTCTGCCTGGACTCCCCTGTCACTTACTCCTGCAACCACGATTACCTCTGTTTGGTAGCCTTTGCTGATCAGGTCTTCGTACGTCTTTATTGCATAGAAAATAGAGTTTGCATCGGCATCCTCTGGGTCCTGCAGTGCAAGCTTTTGTGCAGCTTCGATGCATGCGTTTCTGCCAACTACTGGTGTTAGAACACCAGCTTTATCGCCAACATCGTTGTCCCTGTCTACACAAATCACTAGCAACCTGCTTGTAAGTGGCGTATCCAGTTTCTTTTCTATTTTAGAGTCTAAAGACAATACGACTATACATTGCAAAATTACCTATTAACGATTTCCAACCATTCAAAATATTACAAATAGGAATCTAGGCTCATCTAGGCTGGACGGGAGTCGTTTGATGCGGCAAGCGAGTCCTGTGCCTGGGTTAGGTATTGCTCTAGTTTTGCCTTGTCTTCTGTTATGTCTGATGCCGGGTCTGACTTTAGCTTCTCTGCAATGACTGTCGTCTCTCTGAGATAGGTGTTGTATGCTCGAAGCGAGTCTGCAAGTGCCGAATAGCTTTGCATCCATTGTTCTGGCACATCTGGCTCTGTTATGCTGATTATAATGGAGCGAATCTGGCCTGACGATATTTCTGCAATCGCGATATAGTTTTCCGGTGTGATTTGACCTGATAACATCTTGTCAAATTCAATCTTGTCGGATTCTGAGATTGCCTTTTGCTGATCAATTAGTGCGTCAAGCTCGTCACTGGGATTTGAAATCACAATGCTGGACTGGTTGTTTTGCGGAATGAACCAAACTGCAAAACTTGCCACAGTGATGGCAGCTAGCACCCCTGCAGTTATGATGAATCCTTTTTTTGATTTCAACTCAATCCAAAAATTGCACCCTATAATATAATTGAAATCCACAAAAAATTGACATGATTTTTGCCAAAATTTTGCATTTTGTCTGATTTGATGTCATAATTAGCAAAAACAGGCCAATCCAATTTGGATCGAAATTCGCAACTAACTACATCTCACAAATGCAGACTAGTCCATCGTATAGTAAAATAATTTTTACCGTTTCTTGCTAAATACACGCATACTGTAGACCAATCACAATGGCTCAAGCTTACTGTGTAAAATGCAGAGCAAAAAGGGAAATTAAAGATCCTAAACCAACAAAGCTAAAGAATGGTCGTCCAGCTGTTAAGGGCGTTTGTCCAAAATGTGGTACCAACGTCTTTAGAATCGGCGCTGCTTAAGCTAAACCACTCTTTCTTTTTGACTTAAGCTCATATAGACAGAGCTGTCTCTATTTCTTATTGACCAAGGCAGACTATGAAAAGCTCCTAAAGCGAATCCAGGACAAGATCTCCGAAAAACAGACCGATGTCGTGGAGAGATTTGAGCTTCCATCGCCCAATGTAATGTGGGAAGGCCAGCGCACCATATTGCACAATTTCATGGACTTTGCAAAAAAGCTGAGACGAGACCCAGACAAGGTTCTGCAATATTTGGCAAAGGAATTTGCAACCCCAGCTGAGCGGAGCGGAGACAAGGCAATCTTTGTTGGAAGGCGCGAACCACACGACTTTGTGAACCTGCTTAACATTTACGTCAAGGATTATCTTGAATGCCCAACCTGCAAGAGCCCAGATACCAAAATAGAGCGAGAAAACAGAATCACCTTTTTGATATGCGAGGCATGCGGCGCAAAATCATCACTCAAAGGTAAATACGCATAATGCGATTCTTCGTCAAGACATCTAACTATCAAAACAGCAACATGCTAAACATGTGCGATGAAGACCTTCTAGGCAAAGTAATCAAAAACGGCAAACTGCAAATCAACATCAGCAAAAGCTACTATGGCCAAAGACTAGTTGAAAAAGAAGAAGCAGAAACACTACTACAAAACTGCTCCGTCTTGAATTTGGTTGGCACAAACACCATACAAATGTCTGTTCACCTCAAAATTGGCTCGCAACAAGGAGTCAAGACAATAGACGGCGTTCCATTTTTGATAGTATTCAAAATGTAATACACACAATTATATACAAAAATTTCAACCCAATACCATTGGGAAAGCGTAAGGTTCTAAACGAAAGTGAGCTAAAAGACATCCAGCTGCCACAGCAAGGCGAGATGTTGGGCAGGGTCATCAAACTCTTAGGAAGTGATCAAGTGCTTGTAAAATGCACAGATGAGAAAATCCGAAGAGGAAGAATTCGTGGAACACTCAAGCGCAGAATTTGGATTAGAGACAATGATGTTGTGATCATTGCGCCATGGGATTTCAAACAAGACGACCGCGGCGACATTACCTGGAGATTCACGCTGTCCCAGGTGGACTGGCTCAAAAACAACGGTCATTTGCCAAAAGAATTCTAATGATGTACAAAATTGTCTGAAGACGATTTTTCTGGAATAGAAGAAATAGAAGACTATGACTCTAGGTTTGCAAAAATCTTTCCAAAGCAAAAGCGGCGCAAGCCCCAAGACGGATTCAAAAACAACAAGGTAGTCAACCAAGTCCTTGACAAGACTACAATGTTTACCATGTATGAGATGATAAACGCCAAGATAATCTCATACGTAAACGGCATAGTAAAGGCAGGAAAAGAGTCTGCCCTGTTTTGGGCAGTCGACCCAGAAGGAAAGGATGTGGCACTCAAGGTATATCTGACATCGACTTCGAGTTTTAAAAAACGCGCACCATACATCTTGGGTGATCCAAGATTTTCCCACCTCAAAAAGGGCACGAGAAACATGGTGTACCTTTGGGCCCAAAAAGAGTTCAAGAACCTCAAACAATGCATCCGACACGAGCTGCCTGTGGCAAGACCACTCCACGTATCAAAAAACGTGCTTGCGATGGAGTTTGTCGGCAAAGCCGGAGTACCTGCACCGACACTGCATGAAATCGAAGTCGATGAAAACGATTATGCGCAAATAATTGACTTTATCACAAAACTCTACAAAAAGGCAAAACTCGTCCATGGCGATCTCTCTGAATATAATGTGTTCAAGACAGAAGGCGGCCTAGTCGTTTTTGACTTTGGATCAGCAGTTGACACAATACACCCAAATGCTCAAAACTTTCTTGAAAGAGACATTAAAAACATGTCATACTTTTTTGCAAAAAGAGGACTAACGGTTGCAAATCCGACTGACGTCCTTCACACAATAACATCATGAGCTTTGATAAACTAGTAAGAATTCCAGTGGACCGAGTAGGCGCACTAATTGGAAAATCTGGAAAAGTCAAAGCCCAGATAGAAAAAACATGCTTTGTAAAACTGGAAATAGACAGCGAGACAGGCGAAGTGGAAATAGTAACGGACGGCCAAATAGATCAGATCCAGCCGTTTAAGGCAGTAGAACTAGTCACCGCGATAGGCCGCGGATTCTCGCCAGAAAACGCAATGAAGCTAATGAGGGAAGATTATGTTTTGCATGTGATGGATCTGAGAGACTTTGCAGGTAAATCCCAGCAGCAAATTGAAAGGATAAAAGGAAGAATAATCGGAGAGGGAGGTAGAGCAAGAGCAAACATGGAAAATCTAACCAATACTAGTATCTGCGTTTATGGAAAAACTGTTTCAATAATTGGAGAGCCAATTCAGATCAAGCTGGCAGTCTCTGCAATATCATCAATTTCTTCTGGAAGCAAGCACGGCTCTGTCTATGGAAGGCTGGAAGCAAACAAGAGAAGACAAAAAATAGAGCGAATGCAGTTGTGGGAAAACAAAG from Candidatus Nitrosotenuis aquarius encodes:
- a CDS encoding translation initiation factor IF-2 subunit beta, with protein sequence MTKADYEKLLKRIQDKISEKQTDVVERFELPSPNVMWEGQRTILHNFMDFAKKLRRDPDKVLQYLAKEFATPAERSGDKAIFVGRREPHDFVNLLNIYVKDYLECPTCKSPDTKIERENRITFLICEACGAKSSLKGKYA
- a CDS encoding DUF424 domain-containing protein, translated to MRFFVKTSNYQNSNMLNMCDEDLLGKVIKNGKLQINISKSYYGQRLVEKEEAETLLQNCSVLNLVGTNTIQMSVHLKIGSQQGVKTIDGVPFLIVFKM
- a CDS encoding translation initiation factor eIF-1A — protein: MGKRKVLNESELKDIQLPQQGEMLGRVIKLLGSDQVLVKCTDEKIRRGRIRGTLKRRIWIRDNDVVIIAPWDFKQDDRGDITWRFTLSQVDWLKNNGHLPKEF
- a CDS encoding serine protein kinase RIO yields the protein MSEDDFSGIEEIEDYDSRFAKIFPKQKRRKPQDGFKNNKVVNQVLDKTTMFTMYEMINAKIISYVNGIVKAGKESALFWAVDPEGKDVALKVYLTSTSSFKKRAPYILGDPRFSHLKKGTRNMVYLWAQKEFKNLKQCIRHELPVARPLHVSKNVLAMEFVGKAGVPAPTLHEIEVDENDYAQIIDFITKLYKKAKLVHGDLSEYNVFKTEGGLVVFDFGSAVDTIHPNAQNFLERDIKNMSYFFAKRGLTVANPTDVLHTITS
- a CDS encoding KH domain-containing protein — protein: MSFDKLVRIPVDRVGALIGKSGKVKAQIEKTCFVKLEIDSETGEVEIVTDGQIDQIQPFKAVELVTAIGRGFSPENAMKLMREDYVLHVMDLRDFAGKSQQQIERIKGRIIGEGGRARANMENLTNTSICVYGKTVSIIGEPIQIKLAVSAISSISSGSKHGSVYGRLEANKRRQKIERMQLWENKDV